Within the Ensifer canadensis genome, the region TGCCCTTCAGATCCAATCCGGAAATGTCGGGGCGCCGGGGCTGACCGAGGGGATGCGGGAGGGGCAGACGCTCTATGTCCTGACGCTGACGCCCGCCGATGCGGAGCGCCTGCGCGATATGCAGGAGAAGATCGCGGCGACCAAAGGCACGGAGGCCAAGGGTCGCGGAAGCCTTACGGTCGGTTTTTCCGGTGGCTGCTGGAGCGGTGCGTTTCCTGCTGACCAGAAAGTCACGGTCGATGCCTGGATCCGTACGCGTTCCGACGAAAACTACTTCCAGCTCCTTTCGGGACTGGATCTGATGGATATGCTCCGCCAGTCCGGCGTCAAGGCGCTGCCGGCCTGCGCGGCCTGAACGGCCAGGGCACGCCGGGCGCGCCCTGGCCTCGCATTCTTAGCGAGAAGCCTTGAGCAGCACGGCCACAAGGCCCGCCGTCGACGAATCGTGACCGGCAGCACTTTCCTTGCCTTCGACCACGGGCAGCAGGCCCGTTGCCAGCTCCTTGCCGAGCTCGACGCCCCACTGATCGAACGAATTGATGTTGAAGAGCGCGCCTTCGACGAAGACGCGGTGCTCGTAGAGCGCGATCAGCCGGCCGAAGGCGAAAGGATCGAGCTGGTCGTAGACCAGCGTCAGCGACGGGCGGTTGCCGGCAAAGACGCGGTGCGGCGCGATCTTGTCTGCCTTGGCATCCGCCATGCCCTTGGAGGTCAGCTGTGCCTTCGCCTCGGCAAGCGTGCGCCCCTTCATCAGGGCTTCAGACTGGGCGAGGCAATTGGCAATCAGCAGTTCGTGCTGGTGGCGCAGGTTCTTCTCGTGGCCGTTGGCGGCGATCATGAACTCGGCCGGGATGACGTCCGTGCCCTGGTGGATCAGCTGGTAGAAGGCGTGCTGGCCATTGGTGCCCGGCTCGCCCCAGACGACCGGACCCGTCGAATATTCGACCGGTTTGCTGTCGAGCGTGACCGCCTTGCCGTTCGATTCCATGTCGAGCTGCTGCAGGTAAGCCGGAAAGCGCGACAGGCGCTGGTCATAGGGGAGGATCGCCCGCGAGGGATAGCCGAGAACATTGCGGTGATAGAAGCCGAGGAGGCCCAGCAGCATCGGCAGGTTCTGGCGGATCGGCGCAGTGCGGAAGTGCTCGTCGATGGCATGGCCGCCATCGAGGAAGCGGCCGAAATTCTCCTTGCCGATGGCGATCATCAGCGGCAGGCCAATGGCCGACCAGATCGAATAGCGCCCACCGACCCAATCCCAGAAGCCGAACACGCGCGCCTGGTCGATGCCGAAAGCTGCGACCTTGTCGAGTGCCGTCGAGACGGCGGCAAAGTGGTGGCCGACTGCGGCTTCGCCGAGCTTGCCGGCGATGAAGGCGCGGGCAGTCGCCGCATTGGTCATCGTCTCGATGGTCGTGAAGGTCTTGGAGGCGACGATGAAGAGCGTCGTTTCCGGATCGACGGGCTTCAGCGTATCGGCGATATGCGCGCCATCGATGTTGGAGACGAAATGCAGGCGCGGGCCGTCATGGAACGGCGCGAGCGCCAGCGTCGCCATCACTGGGCCGAGATCCGAGCCGCCGATGCCGATATTGACCACATCGGTGATCTTCTTGCCGGTCGCACCTTTGAGCGCGCCCGAGCGGATGCCATCGGCAAAGGCGCCCATGGTTTCAAGCACGCCGTTGACGTCGGGCATCACGTCCTTGCCGTCGACCATGACAGGACGATTGCCGCGGTTGCGCAGCGCCGTGTGCAGCACGGCCCGTTCTTCGGTAATGTTGATGATGTCGCCGCGGAACATCGCGTCGCGCTTCTCTTCGACCTTGGCCGCTTTCGCCAGCGCCTCAAGACCGTCGAGCACCTGTTCGTTCACTGCGCATTTCGAATAATCGAGCAGCAGATCGTCGAGCGAGGTGCTGAAGCGCGAGAAGCGCTGGGCATCGCTCGCGAAGGCGGCGCGGATATCGGTCGCATTGGTCTGCGCGGCGGTTGCTTTGAGTTGATCGACAAGCGCTTTCATCGCGGGGCTCCTTGTGTCGGACATTCGCCTGCGTAGCTATTCGCTTTGCATTGTCCAAATCAAGCCCGCAAAACCGCCGGGATGGCGGTTTTCAGGATTTTTTAAATCGTTTTAAGTCGAGGCTGGCCCTAGCCCCGGAGGTCCTTGCGCAGGATCTTGCCGACATTGGTTTTCGGCAACTCGGTGCGGAACTCGACGAAGCGCGGCCGCTTGTAGTTGGTGAGATTGGCCGCGCAATGCCGCTTGACGTCCTCTTCGGTCAGGTCAGGATCCTTGCGCACGACGAACAGCTTGACGGCTTCGCCCGAATGTTCGTCCGGAACGCCGATCGCCGCGCATTCGAGAATGCCGGGATGGGTCATCGCCACTTCCTCGATCTCGTTAGGGAAGACGTTGAAGCCCGAAACCAGGATCATGTCCTTCTTGCGATCGACGATCTTGACGAGGCCGGCGGGGTTTATGAAGCCGATATCGCCGGAGCGGAAGAAACCGTCGGGCGAAATCGCCTTGGCGGTTTCGTCCGGACGCTGCCAGTAACCGGCCATGACCTGCGGCCCGCGAATGCAGATTTCGCCGACGTCGCCGATCGCCAGGGTGTTGCCCTGGTCGTCGCGGATCTCAACCTCGGTCGAAGGGATCGGAAAGCCGATCGTGCCGGTGAACTCGGTCGAGTCGAGAAGGTTGGCGGTGGCGACCGGCGACGTCTCGGAAAGCCCGTAGCCTTCGGCGATCGGGCACCCCGTCATCTTCTGCCAGCGCTCTGCCACCGGTCTTTGGATGGCCATGCCGCCGCCGAAGGTGAGCATCAGCGACGAGAAGTCGAGCTTCTGGAATTCGGGGTTGTTCATCAGCGCATTGAACAGCGTGTTGAGACCCGGGAAGATGTTGGTCTTGTACTTGCCGAGCTCCTTGACGAAGCCGGGAATGTCGCGTGGGTTGGGGATCAGGATGTTGTTGCCGCCGGTGGCAAGGCCCATCAGCGAGTTCACCGTCAGCGCGAAGATATGGTAGAGCGGCAGAGCGCACATGAAGACGAGACTGTCCGGCCGCGGACGCGAGCGGAACGCCGTGTCGAACCAGATTTCCATCTGCGCCATGTTCGACAAAAGGTTGGAATGGGTGAGCGTCGCCCCTTTGGAAATACCCGTGGTGCCGCCGGTATATTGCAGGAAAGCGACATCGCTCGGCGCCACATTGGGTTTGGTCAGCTTCAGGCGGCCACCTTCGGCGAGCACGGACTTGAAGGAATGATGGCCGGGGATCGACCAGGCGGGCACGAGCTTCTTCACCCGGCGCACGATCAGATTGACGATCGTGCCCTTGAAGCCGAGCATGTCGCCCATCGTGGCGACCACCACATGCTTGATGCTGGTCTTGGCCGCAACCTGCTGGACCGTATGAGCGAAGTTCTCAAGCACGAAGATCGCCTTGGCGCCGGAATCGACGAGCTGATGTTCCAGTTCGCGCGGCGTGTAGAGCGGGTTGACGTTCACGACCGTGAATCCTGCCCTCAGAATGCCGAAAACGATAACAGGGTTCTGCAGGATGTTCGGCATCATCACCGCGACGCGGTCGCCCTTCGACAGCCCGCGCGCCTGCAGCCAGGCGCCGATCTTGGCGGATTCGGCATTGAGCTCGGAGAAGGTCAGCGATTTGCCCATGCAGGTAAAGGCGAAGCGGCGCGAGTAGCGCGCGACGGCATGGTCGAAGAAGTCGCCGATCGATTTGTAGGGCAGAGGGCCGATTTCGGCGGCAATGCCCGGCGGATAGGACTTCAGCCAGATCTTCTCCGGGCTGATGCCTGTTGGTTGCGTGTTGAGTTCCGCCATGACCTCTCTCCCTCTGGTCGCCACAGGCTAGCCTTGCTTGCGGCCAAAGAAGTAACCCTCCCGGTCTTCTCTTGCCGATGAAGATGATGCTTTTACGACACCTCTTCAAGCCGAGATTCGGGATTATATAACTTTGACGTAAACGTCAACTCAGCGAACAGTTAGCCGGTCTGCTTCACCAGCGTGTGAAAAAGTATGATGAGTGCCGCAAAGCCTTTGCCAGCCGGGTTTAAAGCCTGTATTGCATTGCAGCATATCCCCGTCGGAAACCGTCCGATACCACGCCGCCAGCACCCCACAGATTTGTTCCGCTGTTCGAGGCCGAACGACACAGGTCATTGCTCATGTGTGACGAAGCCTATTCTTCTGCCGTCGATTCGCGCCGAAGCCGCATCTCTGTTGCCGAGGTTGCGCTCGCCGTTGGCGGGTTCGGCATCGGTACGGGCGAATTCGCCATCATGGGCCTGCTGCCGCAAGTGGCCGATGACGTCGGCGTTTCGGTGCCGCGCGCCGGCGCCGTCATCAGCGCCTATGCACTCGGCGTCGTCGTCGGCGCACCGTTGATCGCGGTGCTTGCGGCGCGGTTTTCCCGCTTTCGGGTGCTCTTGGTGCTGATGCTGCTGTTTGCGATCGGCAATTTCGCAAGCGCCATCGCACCGGATTTCTACACGCTGGTTGCCGCGCGCTTCTTTGCCGGTCTTCCGCACGGTGCCTATTTCGGTGTGGCGGCGCTCGTGGCTGCAGGGCTGGCTGCACCCAACCAGCGGGCGCGTGCCGTCGGGCGCGTGATGATGGGCCTGACGATCGCGACCCTGTTCGGAACGCCGCTCGTTGCCTGGTTCGGTCAGGCGCTCGGATGGCGGTCGGCCTTCGCCATTGTCGGCGGCATCAGCCTTCTGACCATTGCGCTCACCTGGTCCTACGTGCCGCGCGACAAGGGCAATCCGCAGGCGACGCCGCTGCGCGAGCTTGGCGCCCTGGGCAAGCTGCAGGTGTGGCTGATGCTCGGCATCTGCGCCATCGGCTGCGGCGGCATGTTCGCCGTCTTCAGCTACATCGCTCCGGCATTGACGGACGTCGCAGGCGTTTCCGTGGCGAACGTGCCGATCATGCTGTCGGTGTTTGGCGCCGGGATGATCCTCGGCAACATCGTCGGCTCCAGGCTCGCCGATTGGGCGCTGCTGCCGGCGATCGGCATCGCGCTTGCCTTCAATATCTTCGCTTATGTGCTGTTCTATTTCACCATGGGCAATCCGTGGATCGCCATCGTCAACGTCTTGTTCATCGGCGGCGGCTTTGCCGTCGTACCGGGTGTGCAGACCCGACTTATGGACGTGTCGGGCGAGGCGCAGACACTTGCCGCAGCACTCAGCCATTCCGCCTTCAACCTCGCCAATGCGCTCGGCGCCTGGCTTGGCGGCTGGTCCATTGCCGCTGGCTATGGTTGGACTTCGACTGGTCTGGTCGGTGCCGTCATGGGGGTTGCCGGTTTCGGTATCTTCCTCGCATCGGTTTTCGTCGATCGCGCCGAGACGACCAAGCGGGCGGCGATACGTGCGGCAGAATGACTTCTGCCATCAAATGAAGCCTGAGAGCTTGCGCGCCGCTAAATTTTTCTGTCATGTCCCGCCGCTAGCGTCGGCTGTGGCCCCGAAACTACCGTAAACCGGGGGCATGGGGGCGGCACTGCATAATTTTGCGCTTAAATCGGATCGATTTAAGCGCAAAATTATGCATCAGATCCTGGTACAGCGACCTTTGCACGTCTTTGTGGGAGACGCGCGGCACTGTACAGGCTGGCAAGGCCTCGGGTTTGTTGTAAGGTCGTCTGGAGACGGAGGAATGTTGGTGCAGTTGGGCAATCGCGAACGAGAAAACCTTCCCGTAGAGCCGCGACTCTTCGGGCATGCGGCGGCGTCGCGCTCGGCTCTGGTTGGTCCGATCACCGCTGCGCGCTGGATGCTCGTCTTCGTGCTTCTGGCCGGCGTCTATTTCTTCCACGGCTTCCTCGTCCCGGTTCTGGCTGCTGTCGTCATCGGTTTTGCCAGCTGGCCGATTTATCGCCGCCTGCTGGCGGCCGTCGGCGGCAACCGCACACTGGCGGCGACCATTGCCATTATCTGCGTCGTCGCCTTCATCGTCGTGCCGATCTCGGTCGCTGCCGTCTACGCGGTCGACGAAGTGCGCGACTGGCTGGTCTGGGCGGTTGAAACCAATGCCAACGGCGCCGGCGTGCCCGTCTGGCTGACCTCGATCCCCGTCGCCGGTGCCTGGCTCGGCGAGCAGTGGGTCAAATATGTCGGCCATCCCGGAGCGCTCGGCGAACTGGTGCAGCTCGTCAGCGGCTCCAACATCGGCAATATCTATCGCGGCGTGCTGGTCATCGGCGCGTCGGCGTTTCACGCCTTCCTGACGCTGCTCTTCATGCTGATCACGCTGTTCTTCGTCTATCGCGACGGACACTCCTTCTCCAAGCAGCTCGATCATCTCGGCGAACGCATCTTCCCGATGCGCTGGGAACGGCTGTCGCGCGTGGTGCCGCTGACGATCAGCTCGACGGTGACGGGCATGGGCATCATCGCCATCGGCGAGGGCATCGTGCTCGGCGTCGCCTATTGGCTGGCCGGCGTTCCCTCGCCGGTCACGCTCGGCATCATCACCGGCCTGATGGCGCTGATCCCCGGCGGTGCGCCGCTCTGCTTCACGCTGGTTTCCGTCTATCTCGTCGCCAGCGGCTCGCCGGTCCAGGGCATTGCGCTGTTTGCCTGGGGCACGACCGAACTCTTCATCGTCGACAAGACGTTGCGTCCGCGCCTTGTCGGCGGCCCGATCAAGCTGCCGTTCCTGCCGACCTTCTTCGGCCTCGTCGGCGGCGTGAAGACCATGGGCTTTCTCGGTCTGTTCGTCGGTCCGGTGCTGATGGCACTGCTCGTCGCCATCTGGCGCGAGTGGATGCGCGAAGTGACCACCGAAGCGGCACCCACCGTAAGCCCGATCATCAAGGGCTAGGGTTTTTCCAGCAAAGATGCGAAGCGGTTTTTCGCCAGGAAATGCGTAAAAACAAAGAGCTAAAGCGTTTCTGTTACTCAGTTTAAGTTGGAAACGCTCTGACGCCACCAATCCGCCAGCCGCCTTCGGACGGTGGCAGTATCCTTATCTTTTCCTTATGCGCGCGCGAAACCATCGCAATCGATAATTGACCCGCTGAGGGTGCATCATCCGGCCATAAACAGTTCCGGAGAATGCACATGTCCGATTTCCTTTTTCTTGCCGCCGGTCTCGGCGGCCTTGTCGTGTTTGCGCTCTACGCGCGCACGCTCAGCCGGCTCTAGGAGGCGTCGATGTTCGAAGCCTTCATTGGCCTCGCCGTCGCCTTTGCGCTCGCGGCCTATCTCATCGTGACCCTCGTTCGACCGGAACGGTTCTGATCGTTCAGCCGTATTTTGCGGAGAATTCCTCATGTCTATTATCGGGTGGCTGCAGATCGGCCTCCTCTTTCTCGCCGTCTTCCTCGCGATCAAGCCATTGGGCCTTTACATGGCCCGGGTTTTCGCTGGCGAGCGCAACTTCCTCTCTCCGGTTCTCGGACCCGTCGAGCGTGGGCTCTATCTCGCGGCTGGCGTCGATGCTAGGAAGGAGCAGGGCTGGCTCGCCTATACACTGTCGATGCTCGCCTTCAGCGCGGCCGGCTTCGCGCTTCTCTACGTCATCCTGCGCTTCCAGGGGTCGATGCCGCTGAACCCGCAGGGGTTTGCCAACGTCCCGCCAGACCTCGCCTTCAACACGGCGGTCAGCTTCCTCACCAACACCAACTGGCAGTCCTATGGCGGCGAGACCACCATGAGCCATTTCAGCCAGATGGCCGGCCTGACGGTGCAGAACTTCGTGTCGGCTGCAACGGGCATCGCCATCGCGCTTGCCGTCACCCGCGCCTTTGCCCGCTCCGGCGCCGCGACACTCGGCAATTTCTGGGTCGATCTGACCCACTCGACCCTCTATGTGCTGCTGCCGCTGGCAGTTCTCGTTGCACTCGCTTTCGTCGCGATGGGTATGCCGCAGACGTTCCACGCTTCCGTCAGCGCCACCACGCTCGAGGGCGTGCAGCAGACGATCGCGCTTGGTCCGGTCGCAAGCCAGGAGGCGATCAAGCAGCTCGGCACCAATGGCGGCGGCTTCTTCAACGCCAATGCGGCGCACCCGTTCGAAAACCCGAGCGCGCTCAGCAACTACCTGTCGATCTTCGCGATGCTGTCGATCACCTCGGCGCTGGTCTACACCTTCGGCCAGATAGTCGGTGACCGCCGCCAGGGCTGGGCCTTCATCGCTGCCATGGCAACGTTGCTGATCGCCGGTATCGGCGTCATCTACTGGGCCGAAAGCTACGGCAACCCGATCCTGCACAGCCTCGGCCTCGAGGCGTCTCTCGGCAATATGGAAGGCAAGGAAGTCCGCTTCGGCCAAGCGATGTCGGCGGCTTATGCCGGCGTGACCACAGGCATTTCGACCGGTGCGGTCAACGGCATGCACGGCTCCTTCACCGGCATTGGCGGCCTTGTCCCCATGCTGCTGATCCAGCTTGGCGAAGTGCTGCCGGGCGGCGTCGGCTCCGGCCTTTACGGTATGGTCGTCTTCGCGATCCTCGCCGTCTTCGTCGCCGGCCTGATGGTCGGGCGCACGCCCGAACTGCTCGGTAAGAAGATCGAAGGCCGCGAGATGAAATACGCGATGCTGGCGATCCTCATCCTGCCCGCCTCGATCCTCGGCTTCACCGCGATTTCTGCCGTCATGCCCTCGGCTGTCGCCAGCATCGGCACGTCAGGTCCGCATGGCCTGTCGGAAATCCTCTACGCCTATACCTCTGCTACCGGCAACAACGGCTCCGCGTTTGGCGGCCTCTCGGCCAACACGCCCTGGTACAACACGACGCTCGGCTTCGCGATGCTGCTCGGCCGTTTCGCCTACGCGATACCGGTGCTGGCGATAGCCGGCTCAATCGCCGCCAAGACCCGCGTTCCGGCTTCCCAGGGAACCTTCCCGACGCACACGCCGCTCTTCGTCGGCCTGCTCATCGGCGTCATCCTCATCCTCGGCGGGCTGCAATATTTCCCGGCCCTCGCGCTTGGTCCCATCGTCGAGCAGTTCGCCATGCTCTCGGGCCAGACCTTCTGAAGGAACAGACAATGTCTTCGAAACCCGTCGCCCCAAGCCTTCTCGACCCGGCGATCCTGCTACCGGCCTTCAAGGCCGCATTCACCAAGCTCGACCCGCGCCAGCTTGTCCGCAACCCGGTGATCTTCGTCACCGAGGTGGTGGCAGCCATGGTCACGGTCTTCTTCATTCGCGATCTTGCGACTGGAACCGGCACGCCGCTGTTTTCGGGCCAGATTGCCGCCTGGCTGTGGTTCACGGTGCTGTTTGCCACCTTCGCCGAAGCGGTCGCCGAAGGACGCGGCAAGGCGCAGGCCGACAGCCTGCGCCGCACCAAGTCCGAACTGACGGCCCGCAAGCTTGTCTCGGCCGAAGGCAGGGAAACGCAGACCATTCCGGCGACATCGCTGAAGGTCGGCGATCTCGTGCTGGTCGAAGCCGGGGAACTGATCCCCGGCGACGGCGACGTCGTCGAGGGTGTCGCCTCGGTCAACGAAAGCGCCATCACCGGCGAATCCGCACCCGTCATCCGTGAGTCCGGCGGCGACCGCTCCGCCGTCACCGGCGGCACGCAGGTGCTGTCCGACTGGATCAAGATGCGCATCGGCACGGCGCCCGGCGACACCTTCGTCGACCGCATGATCGCGCTCATCGAAGGCGCGCAGCGCCAGAAGACCCCGAACGAGATCGCGCTCTCTATCCTGCTCTCGGGCCTGACGCTGGTCTTCCTGGTCGCCGTCGTGACACTCTGGGGTCTTGCCGGCTACTCCGGCACGGTTCTGTCGGTCACGGTTCTTGCAGCCCTGCTCGTCACGCTGATCCCGACCACCATCGGCGGCCTGCTGTCGGCCATCGGCATCGCCGGTATGGACCGGCTGGTGCGGTTCAACGTCATCGCCACATCCGGCCGCGCCGTCGAGGCGGCTGGCGACGTCGATACGCTGCTGCTCGACAAGACAGGCACGATCACCTTCGGCAACCGCATGGCCGCCAACTTCATGCCGGTCCCCGGCGTGACGGATGCCGAGCTTGCCGATGCCGCGCTGCTGGCAAGCCTTGCCGATGAGACCCCCGAGGGCCGCTCGATTGCCGCCCTTGCGACCGGCGAATTCGGTCGTCAGACGCCAGCCGTATCGCTGCCAGCTTCCGACAAGCAGACGAGCCGCGAGGTTGTGGCTCTGGCTGTCGGTGGCGGCTCGGTTCAAACAGGTGCCTTGGCAATTGATGCCGTCGTGCCCTTTGCCGCCGAAACGAGACTGTCGGGCGTCGATTTCGGCGGACGCCGGCTGCGCAAGGGCGCCGTGGATTCGATCCTGAAGTTTGCAGGCGTTCGCGACGAGAACGTGCCGGCCGAATTCCGCCGTGCCGTCGACCAGGTCGCGCGCACCGGCGGCACGCCGCTTGCCGTTGCGGACGGCAATCGCCTGCTCGGCGTCATCCACCTCAAGGACGTGGTCAAGCCTGGCATCAAGGAGCGCTTCGCGGCACTGCGTGCCATGGGGATACGCACCGTGATGGTGACCGGCGATAACCCGGTAACGGCAGCGGCAATCGCCTCGGAAGCCGGCGTCGACGATTTCCTCGCCGAAGCGACACCGGAAGACAAGCTCGGCTATATCCGCAAGGAACAGCAGGGCGGCCGATTGATTGCCATGTGCGGCGACGGCACCAACGACGCGCCGGCGCTGGCCCAGGCCGATGTCGGCGTGGCGATGCAGACCGGCACGCAGGCGGCGCGCGAGGCGGCCAACATGGTCGATCTCGATTCCAGCCCGACAAAGCTCATCGAGATCGTCGAGATCGGCAAGCAACTGTTGATGACGCGCGGCTCGCTGACGACCTTCTCGGTCGCCAACGACGTGGCAAAATACTTCGCCATCATCCCGGCGCTGTTCATCACCACCTATCCGGCGCTGGCCGCGCTCAACATCATGGGGCTGTCGTCACCGCAATCGGCAATCCTGTCAGCGGTCATCTTCAATGCCTTGATCATCGTCGCGCTCATCCCGCTGGCGCTGAAGGGCGTCAAGTATCGCCCGGTCGGCGCCGCAGCACTCCTGCGCCGCAACCTGCTGGTCTATGGCCTCGGCGGCCTCCTGCTGCCCTTTGCC harbors:
- the kdpB gene encoding potassium-transporting ATPase subunit KdpB, with translation MSSKPVAPSLLDPAILLPAFKAAFTKLDPRQLVRNPVIFVTEVVAAMVTVFFIRDLATGTGTPLFSGQIAAWLWFTVLFATFAEAVAEGRGKAQADSLRRTKSELTARKLVSAEGRETQTIPATSLKVGDLVLVEAGELIPGDGDVVEGVASVNESAITGESAPVIRESGGDRSAVTGGTQVLSDWIKMRIGTAPGDTFVDRMIALIEGAQRQKTPNEIALSILLSGLTLVFLVAVVTLWGLAGYSGTVLSVTVLAALLVTLIPTTIGGLLSAIGIAGMDRLVRFNVIATSGRAVEAAGDVDTLLLDKTGTITFGNRMAANFMPVPGVTDAELADAALLASLADETPEGRSIAALATGEFGRQTPAVSLPASDKQTSREVVALAVGGGSVQTGALAIDAVVPFAAETRLSGVDFGGRRLRKGAVDSILKFAGVRDENVPAEFRRAVDQVARTGGTPLAVADGNRLLGVIHLKDVVKPGIKERFAALRAMGIRTVMVTGDNPVTAAAIASEAGVDDFLAEATPEDKLGYIRKEQQGGRLIAMCGDGTNDAPALAQADVGVAMQTGTQAAREAANMVDLDSSPTKLIEIVEIGKQLLMTRGSLTTFSVANDVAKYFAIIPALFITTYPALAALNIMGLSSPQSAILSAVIFNALIIVALIPLALKGVKYRPVGAAALLRRNLLVYGLGGLLLPFAGIKLVDVVVSALNLV
- the pgi gene encoding glucose-6-phosphate isomerase is translated as MKALVDQLKATAAQTNATDIRAAFASDAQRFSRFSTSLDDLLLDYSKCAVNEQVLDGLEALAKAAKVEEKRDAMFRGDIINITEERAVLHTALRNRGNRPVMVDGKDVMPDVNGVLETMGAFADGIRSGALKGATGKKITDVVNIGIGGSDLGPVMATLALAPFHDGPRLHFVSNIDGAHIADTLKPVDPETTLFIVASKTFTTIETMTNAATARAFIAGKLGEAAVGHHFAAVSTALDKVAAFGIDQARVFGFWDWVGGRYSIWSAIGLPLMIAIGKENFGRFLDGGHAIDEHFRTAPIRQNLPMLLGLLGFYHRNVLGYPSRAILPYDQRLSRFPAYLQQLDMESNGKAVTLDSKPVEYSTGPVVWGEPGTNGQHAFYQLIHQGTDVIPAEFMIAANGHEKNLRHQHELLIANCLAQSEALMKGRTLAEAKAQLTSKGMADAKADKIAPHRVFAGNRPSLTLVYDQLDPFAFGRLIALYEHRVFVEGALFNINSFDQWGVELGKELATGLLPVVEGKESAAGHDSSTAGLVAVLLKASR
- a CDS encoding MFS transporter gives rise to the protein MCDEAYSSAVDSRRSRISVAEVALAVGGFGIGTGEFAIMGLLPQVADDVGVSVPRAGAVISAYALGVVVGAPLIAVLAARFSRFRVLLVLMLLFAIGNFASAIAPDFYTLVAARFFAGLPHGAYFGVAALVAAGLAAPNQRARAVGRVMMGLTIATLFGTPLVAWFGQALGWRSAFAIVGGISLLTIALTWSYVPRDKGNPQATPLRELGALGKLQVWLMLGICAIGCGGMFAVFSYIAPALTDVAGVSVANVPIMLSVFGAGMILGNIVGSRLADWALLPAIGIALAFNIFAYVLFYFTMGNPWIAIVNVLFIGGGFAVVPGVQTRLMDVSGEAQTLAAALSHSAFNLANALGAWLGGWSIAAGYGWTSTGLVGAVMGVAGFGIFLASVFVDRAETTKRAAIRAAE
- the kdpA gene encoding potassium-transporting ATPase subunit KdpA, with the translated sequence MSIIGWLQIGLLFLAVFLAIKPLGLYMARVFAGERNFLSPVLGPVERGLYLAAGVDARKEQGWLAYTLSMLAFSAAGFALLYVILRFQGSMPLNPQGFANVPPDLAFNTAVSFLTNTNWQSYGGETTMSHFSQMAGLTVQNFVSAATGIAIALAVTRAFARSGAATLGNFWVDLTHSTLYVLLPLAVLVALAFVAMGMPQTFHASVSATTLEGVQQTIALGPVASQEAIKQLGTNGGGFFNANAAHPFENPSALSNYLSIFAMLSITSALVYTFGQIVGDRRQGWAFIAAMATLLIAGIGVIYWAESYGNPILHSLGLEASLGNMEGKEVRFGQAMSAAYAGVTTGISTGAVNGMHGSFTGIGGLVPMLLIQLGEVLPGGVGSGLYGMVVFAILAVFVAGLMVGRTPELLGKKIEGREMKYAMLAILILPASILGFTAISAVMPSAVASIGTSGPHGLSEILYAYTSATGNNGSAFGGLSANTPWYNTTLGFAMLLGRFAYAIPVLAIAGSIAAKTRVPASQGTFPTHTPLFVGLLIGVILILGGLQYFPALALGPIVEQFAMLSGQTF
- a CDS encoding AI-2E family transporter yields the protein MQLGNRERENLPVEPRLFGHAAASRSALVGPITAARWMLVFVLLAGVYFFHGFLVPVLAAVVIGFASWPIYRRLLAAVGGNRTLAATIAIICVVAFIVVPISVAAVYAVDEVRDWLVWAVETNANGAGVPVWLTSIPVAGAWLGEQWVKYVGHPGALGELVQLVSGSNIGNIYRGVLVIGASAFHAFLTLLFMLITLFFVYRDGHSFSKQLDHLGERIFPMRWERLSRVVPLTISSTVTGMGIIAIGEGIVLGVAYWLAGVPSPVTLGIITGLMALIPGGAPLCFTLVSVYLVASGSPVQGIALFAWGTTELFIVDKTLRPRLVGGPIKLPFLPTFFGLVGGVKTMGFLGLFVGPVLMALLVAIWREWMREVTTEAAPTVSPIIKG
- a CDS encoding long-chain fatty acid--CoA ligase is translated as MAELNTQPTGISPEKIWLKSYPPGIAAEIGPLPYKSIGDFFDHAVARYSRRFAFTCMGKSLTFSELNAESAKIGAWLQARGLSKGDRVAVMMPNILQNPVIVFGILRAGFTVVNVNPLYTPRELEHQLVDSGAKAIFVLENFAHTVQQVAAKTSIKHVVVATMGDMLGFKGTIVNLIVRRVKKLVPAWSIPGHHSFKSVLAEGGRLKLTKPNVAPSDVAFLQYTGGTTGISKGATLTHSNLLSNMAQMEIWFDTAFRSRPRPDSLVFMCALPLYHIFALTVNSLMGLATGGNNILIPNPRDIPGFVKELGKYKTNIFPGLNTLFNALMNNPEFQKLDFSSLMLTFGGGMAIQRPVAERWQKMTGCPIAEGYGLSETSPVATANLLDSTEFTGTIGFPIPSTEVEIRDDQGNTLAIGDVGEICIRGPQVMAGYWQRPDETAKAISPDGFFRSGDIGFINPAGLVKIVDRKKDMILVSGFNVFPNEIEEVAMTHPGILECAAIGVPDEHSGEAVKLFVVRKDPDLTEEDVKRHCAANLTNYKRPRFVEFRTELPKTNVGKILRKDLRG
- the kdpF gene encoding K(+)-transporting ATPase subunit F, which translates into the protein MFEAFIGLAVAFALAAYLIVTLVRPERF